A window of Hippoglossus stenolepis isolate QCI-W04-F060 chromosome 18, HSTE1.2, whole genome shotgun sequence contains these coding sequences:
- the slc20a1b gene encoding sodium-dependent phosphate transporter 1-B yields MVSTTAMSIILASTAVAVVHTPLTEYMWLLIVGFIIAFVLAFSVGANDVANSFGTAVGSGVVTLRQACILATVFETLGSVLLGAKVSETIRKGIIDVNMYNGSEHVLMAGSVSAMVGSAVWQLAASFLKLPISGTHCIVGATIGYSLVAKGQQGVKWLELVRIVASWFLSPLLSGIMSGMVFYFVRVFILHKKDPVPNGLKALPVFYAVTLGINVFSIMYTGAPMLGLEKIPWWVVLLISLGCSVLTGLVVWFIVCPRLKKKIERDMKSSSPSESPLMEKREVREAQCPILKQTAMETSTPITPAANQDVSAEPQAPSEERRVAFDIGDSDDVDNKERRVAFDIGDSDDTDYSISNGALKQVQGNSQVQVHNQQTQHSNGSANAERNQAQFNRPAQLPNNGYSHYHTVHKDSGLYKDLLHKLHLAKVGDCMGEGNDRPIRRNNSYTSYTMAIIGMHGDFKHKEADFRATDDGDKGPGSGGQERKRIRMDSYTSYCNAVAEHTTPEGLGEGEVTLEIGNEDAGSSQSSLDDDGLEADKPEVSTLFQFLQILTACFGSFAHGGNDVSNAIGPLVALWLVYQTSSVNTNLDTPIWILLYGGVGICAGLWVWGRRVIQTMGKDLTPITPSSGFSIELASAVTVVVASNIGLPVSTTHCKVGSVVAVGWLRSRKAVDWRLFRNIFVAWFVTVPISGLISAAIMAIFIYGIL; encoded by the exons ATGGTTTCAACAACTGCAATGTCAATAATACTGGCCAGTACTGCAGTCGCGGTAGTTCACACTCCTCTGACTGAGTACATGTGGCTGCTGATTGTCGGCTTCATCATCGCCTTCGTCTTAGCCTTTTCCGTGGGAGCAAATGATGTCGCCAACTCCTTTGGCACAGCTGTCGGCTCTGGAGTGGTCACCTTGCGACAGGCTTGCATTCTGGCCACAGTGTTCGAGACCCTGGGCTCTGTGCTCCTTGGGGCCAAAGTGAGCGAAACCATCCGGAAGGGCATCATCGACGTGAACATGTACAATGGCTCCGAGCATGTGTTAATGGCTGGATCTGTCAGTGCCATGGTTG GTTCTGCTGTGTGGCAGCTGGCCGCCTCCTTCCTTAAGCTCCCCATCTCTGGAACACACTGTATTGTTGGTGCTACTATTGGCTATTCACTGGTTGCCAAAGGCCAGCAGGGAGTCAAGTGGTTGGAACTGGTCCGTATCG TTGCTTCATGGTTCCTGAGTCCCCTTTTGTCTGGAATAATGTCAGGCATGGTTTTCTACTTTGTGCGCGTGTTCATCCTACACAAG AAAGACCCTGTACCTAATGGACTGAAGGCCCTGCCTGTCTTCTATGCCGTGACTCTGGGAATCAACGTGTTCTCCATCATGTACACTGGAGCTCCGA TGCTGGGATTGGAAAAAATCCCTTGGTGGGTCGTCCTGCTCATCTCATTGGGCTGCTCTGTGCTCACTGGCCTTGTGGTCTGGTTCATTGTGTGCCCTCGCCTCAAGAAGAAGATTGAAC GAGATATGAAGTCCTCCAGCCCCTCTGAGAGCCCCCtgatggagaagagagaggtgagagaggcCCAGTGTCCAATCCTGAAACAGACTGCCATGGAGACATCAACGCCTATCACCCCGGCTGCTAATCAAGACGTCTCTGCTGAACCCCAAGCTCCCTCTGAGGAGCGCAGGGTGGCGTTTGACATTGGAGATTCTGACGATGTCGACAATAAGGAACGCAGGGTGGCATTTGACATCGGAGATTCTGATGACACCGACTACAGCATTTCAAATGGGG CCCTTAAACAGGTTCAGGGAAACAGTCAAGTCCAGGTCCACAACCAGCAAACTCAGCACAGCAATGGTTCAGCGAACGCTGAACGCAATCAGGCCCAGTTCAACAGGCCAGCACAGTTGCCAAATAACGGTTACAGCCATTACCACACGGTCCACAAGGACTCAGGCCTCTACAAGGACCTCCTGCACAAGCTCCACCTGGCCAAAGTCGGCGACTGCATGGGCGAGGGGAATGACCGACCAATCCGGCGCAACAACAGCTACACCTCCTACACTATGGCCATCATCGGCATGCACGGAGACTTCAAGCATAAAGAAGCGGACTTCCGTGCCACCGACGATGGTGACAAGGGCCCAGGGTCGGGCGGACAGGAGAGGAAGCGGATACGTATGGACAGTTACACCAGCTACTGCAATGCTGTGGCCGAGCACACAACACCTGAGGGCCtgggagagggtgaggtgacgTTAGAAATTGGGAATGAGGATGCAGGTAGCAGCCAAAGCTCTCTGGATGATGACGGCCTGGAGGCCGACAAGCCAGAAGTCTCAACTCTCTTCCAGTTCCTGCAAATTCTCACTGCCTGCTTCGGATCCTTCGCCCATGGAGGAAACGACGTTAG TAATGCCATTGGACCATTGGTAGCTCTGTGGCTGGTTTACCAAACAAGCAGCGTGAATACAAATTTAGACACACCCATTTGGATCCTGCTGTATGGAGGCGTGGGCATCTGCGCTGGACTCTGGGTGTGGGGTCGCCGAGTGATTCAGACCATGGGCAAGGACCTCACCCCCATCACCCCCTCAAG TGGTTTCAGCATTGAACTGGCCTCAGCTGTGACTGTCGTAGTGGCCTCTAACATTGGCCTGCCTGTCTCCACGACCCACTGCAAG GTGGGCTCTGTGGTTGCAGTTGGATGGCTGCGTTCGAGAAAGGCAGTGGACTGGCGTCTGTTCAGAAACATCTTCGTGGCGTGGTTCGTGACTGTGCCCATCTCTGGCCTGATCAGTGCTGCCATTATGGCCATCTTCATCTACGGGATCCTGTGA